Below is a genomic region from Candidatus Diapherotrites archaeon.
TACTTCCGGCACGGAAAGCGTTGTCGGCAGATGCTTTGCCTTTTTCGGCCGCTTTATTTCATCCACTATCCCCATTTTCAGGTATTCCTTGAAGAAGAACCTCAATGAGGCCAGCACCAAGGCAAGCGTGGCGTTGCCCGCGTTGCCTTTTTCCTTTTTGTGCGCGAGAAACGAGACAACGTCTTCTCGGCTGCAGGTTTCGGGTTTTTTTTTCACAAACGCAAGGAATTCCTTAACGTACATCGTGTAGGTTTCCATGGTCTTCTTGCTGTAACCGGTTATGAGTAGTTCCTGCCGGAAACGCTCAGCGGTTTTTGCCATGTCCTGTTCAGTGCCGCCCCCCGCCTTGCCTTGCTCTGCCGCCGGCTCCCCCCCGGTTTTTCCTAGGCCGCCTGTACGGGCAGTTTGTTGCGGCATATTGTTTTGCCCCTGCCGGGAGCCGGTTTTTTCCTGCATAACAGAATCTGGCTTTTTTCGCTTTTATATTTATGGCTTGCCGGCTGGTTCGGCTTGCCGGGGCCATTTTTAGGATAAATTTAAATCCTTTTTACCTTCAATATTGTTTTCATGGCAATGCGCAAACCCCGCCCGGATGGAAAGATCGAGAATGCCGACGATAAGGCCTGGAAACAGTGGTTTTCCGAGATTCCGGACAAGGAGCACGACGATTACCTTAAACAGCTCGGTTTGGATGAAGAGGACATGAAAGAGTGGCACGAGCACAAACCGGCTGAGAAGATTCTTGACTCCGGCGAACCCGTTGCGGAGCCGCCCCGCCAACCTGGAAAAAAGAAGGGAAAAACTTAGTTTCCGTTTGCGGTATTCGTACCATATGCCTTTTTAAACTCCGCAAGCACCATTAAGTATAGTGGCAATTGATCCTTTGAAAATCTCTTTCTCTTAGTTTCTTTGGGTTTTGGTTTTTAAAGTTTCAAGGTGGGATTTGATGTATCTGGACAAAGTCGATGAAAAACTCAGGCAGGAACTTCTTCAAGAAGAATTCAAGATGAGGAAAAAGCAGCCTCAGGCTTGGACGAAAACAAAGTACAGGCGCTTTGCGAATTTCGGAAGGAACAGGCCGAAAGAATCTGTTGCGGCGGTCGTTTAAGGCCCCGCGTTCCCTATTTTTTGCGCTTTTCGTAAAAAAGGTCTCCTTTTCAGGCTAGCGATGGCTATTTTGGATTAATCTGGCTTGGCTGCTTTCATCGGGCGGCAGCTGGGCCGGCAGGCCTGCAGTTTGGTTGTCCGGCATGGCTGGTGTTTTGCCTTAAACCTTTGAAATCGTGCCCATTCTGCCTGTGCCGAGCTGCATTTTGCCCTTGTATTCCGAGACCCAGCCGTTTTCGATTTTGACTTTGTCGCCTTCCTCGAATGTGTCGGTCTGTTCGTTCCACAAGGTCAGGCTGATTTCGCCGGTTTCGTCCTTGGCTGCGCAATTGCAGACTTTGCCGGAGCCCCTGTCCGAGGCGAAATCCCTTGACTCGCCTTTTGAGACGATTTCAAGGGTTATTTCCGGTACTGCGCTTTTTGGTTTGAGTTCATTGACTTTCAAAAAACCACCGCTTTTTTTATAGGTTTGGCACCGAAACAATTTAAACTGCAATGCAACAAAAACAACTTAACTTAATGAATTAACTGTAATGGGTAAATTTATATATTCTTGGGGCATAATTATTTATTGTAGTTAACTTATTTATTTAGAACAATTACTTGCCGTGGTTTTGATGTCGGAAGCTGATGTTAACAGCCTTTTTCTTGAGCTTGGGTTGACGGAATACGAGTCCAAAACGCTTTCCACCATCCTGAAACTTAAGGAAGCCGAGGCGCCTGACATCAGCAGGCTTGCGCAGGTTCCGAAGACCCGCGTCTATGACGTTTTGGACAAGCTTATCAGGCGCGGCCTGATAATCGAGATTTCCGGCAGGCCCAAGAAATACCGCGGCATAGACCCCTCCGAATCAGTGAACCTTTTGCTTAACGAGAAGAAAGCCGGTTTGAAGGCATTGGAGTCGAAGGCAAACGGTGTAAAACAGCTTTTTTTGTCCGCAGGCCAGGGCATTGCAACCGCCGAAGAGAAGGTCCTCAAAGTGAAGGACAAATCCGATTTTGAAAGGATTCTTGCGCAGGAGCTTGAAAGCGCGGAGTCAAGCGTTGTCGGTTTCACTGCTTTGGAATCAGAGTCCTCTGTGCTGGCGAACGCGCTTGAGAAGGCGAAGAACAAGAACGTCACAATCCGGCTGGTCAACCACGCGCCAACGGACGCAATCAAAAAGCATGCCAGGGACATCGGCCTGAACGTCAGGCATTCCAACCACGGCCTCACCGCATTTGTTGTTGACGACAAGAAAGTCGTGCTTGCATTGAGCGACACCGAGAAAAGCCCGGAATACCATTTTGCAATCTGGTCCGACAACAAGGCAATGGCTTCCATGCTGCAGGGCTATTTCGACAAGCACTGGGATGCCGGAAAGCCCATTTAAATTCTGCCAACCGCGCAAACCAACTTAAAAACACGCCAAAGCGCAAACGCCCGAAGATACACACAAATTCTTGGACGACCGGTTTCGTCCGGCTCGCCGTCACGTCCGGCGGGTACGTGCGCTATCTTCGATAGCGCTGCCTCGCTTTGCTCGGAACGGCTGGTTTGACGACGGGTACTTCGCAAAATCCAAGATTTTACGACGTGCCCAGAATCTTCGGATTCTGGAGCATTGCTGTTGCAATACCCAGCTACCTTCTTTTCGCTTCGATTCTTTCATTGCCCACCTGCATTTTTTAATAGTTAGGCGCACTAATTGGTTTTGTTGGTTTTATGTCCCTTGACGAAGACGCTTTCCGTTATGCGGTCAAGAACGCTTTTTTGCATGGCGGAAAAGCCGACATCGGCGCGGTTGTCGGCAAGCTGAAAGCCCTGCACGCCGCGGCCGGCATGAAGGAGATTGTCGCGTCGGCGCAGGCCGCAGTGAAAAAAACCAATTCCCTTTCATTGCAGGAAATCGAAGGCGATTTCAGGAAGTTTGCTGCTGAAGGCTACGAGCTGAAACCGCCTGAAAAAGTTGAGGGCTTGAAGCCGCTGGCATGGGCTGAAGGCGAGAACGCGGAAAAGGTTGTAACGCGTTTTGCCCCGAATCCCAATGGCCCGTTTCATTTGGGCAATGCACGTGCCGCTATTCTGAGCCACGATTATGCGCGCAAATATGGCGGGGAATTTTTCCTGCGGTTTGATGACACCGACCCGAAAGTGAAAAAGCCTGTCGCCAATGCCGAGCAGTTGTTCCGCACCGACCTGGAGTGGCTGGGCTGTTTTCCGGACAAGGTTTTTTTCGCTTCCGACAGGCTGGAAATCTACTATTCTCTCATGCGCAAAATAATCGGCATGGGAAAGGCGTATGTCTGCCTTTGCGATGTTGAAAAGTGGCGCGAACTCACGGAAAACAAAAAAGCGTGCCCCTGCCGCGGAAAGCCTGAAACCGAACAGCTTGCGTTGTTTGAAAAAATGCTTTCAAATGATTTGAAGGAAGGCCAGGCGGTCTTGCGCATCAAAACCGATCTGGAGCATCCTGACCCGAGCACGCGTGACTGGTGGGCAGCCAAAATCGTTGACCGGCCTGAGCACCCGAATCCGAATGTTAAGGGAAAGTTTGTCTGGCCAAGCTACAATTTTGCTTCCGCGGTCGACGACCACGAGCTTGGAGTTTCGCTCATCATCAGGGGCCAGGAGCACGCGCAGAACCAGACCAAGCAGGAATTCCTGTACAAATATTTTGGCTGGAAGTATCCGCATTCAATCCATTTCGGCAGGGTCAAATTGGAAGGCATGGTTTTGAGTACCTCGAAAATCAAAGCGGGCATTGAAGCGGGCGAATATTCGGGCTGGGATGACCCGCGGCTTGGCACGATCCAGGCCCTGCGCAGGAGAGGCTTTTTGCCTGAAACCCTGCGCAAGGCAATCATTTTCATTGGCTCGAACCAGAATGACACGACAATCAGTTCCGATGCCCTGGCTTCATGGAACCGCGAATCATTGCAGTCCGCGCCAGGTTTTGTTTTCATCCAGGACCCGGTCAGGCTTGAAGTCAAATTCTGTCCTGCAACCGAGGCCGAGCTTGACAATGAAACGGTTTCCCTGGATGAGGGTTCGCAGTCTTTTTTTGTTTCGAAAAAAGAGCTTGAAAAAGCCGGCCCTGCAGGAGTTTTCCGCCTGAAAAAGGCGTTCAACGCAAAGCTGGAAACGATTGAGGAATTTTCAGCCGGGGCGAAGTTTGCCGGAACCCACAGGCTTGAGCCGGTTGTTTCATGGCTTTTGGTGGGCGCTGACATTGAAGTTCTGATGCCCGACAATTCAAAGGTTGTCGGCCTGGTCAACGAAAAAATTTTGTCGCAGAAAATAGGTTCGGTTGTACTGCTTGAAAGGTTCGGCTTTGTCAGGCTTGATTCCGAAAAGAATGCGCGCCTGCAGGCAGTGTTCTCGCACAAGTGATGCCGGGGTTTTCCTTAAGTTGTCCGTTTTCTATGTGCCGGGTCAATAGTGCCCCTGAGTTCCGGCATGCGTGCCGCAAAGATTTCATTTGCACTGCCCCTAATCCACTGGTCGGTTGACAGGGTCCGTTTGACTGCCGTTAGGGCATTGACGTGCAGGGATCTTCTTTCCGTGCCGGGCGCCCCGGGGTTTCCAACGGGCCTGCCGTTTTTGTCCGTCACTAAAATGTGCACATATCGGGTGTGGTCTTCCCCGAGGATTTTGCTGATTGGCGGGCCGAGGTCGTATATGACCTGGCCAGTGCGCGGGTCAACCCTTCGGCCGTCTTTATATGACATTGAACTGAGACCTTCGGAGTCGACCGGAATGGCTTTGATATAATAAACCGGATTGCGCTTCTCGGCTTTCGCCCGCCTTTCGGCGGCTATCCGCCTTGCTTCGCCGGGCTTTACCAGCCTTCTTCCGGCCGCTTTTTGCGGCCGCCTTGTTTCTCCGGGGCCTGAAGTCATTCGCAGTGGCATGCTTTACTCTTTCTCTATTCTGATTATTAAGTTTTTCTCCGGTTTTGGTTATTGCAAGCCGTTCTAGGCAAAGCCGCAACCAAAATTGTTAATGCGATGGCACGCGCGGCATCCTCCGACAGGCGTGTGCCGCAAAGTTCCGCGTGCGCGGGCAGGCCGCTTGGGCGGAATCGGCTTTTTAAGCTTTTTTGTCGCAGAGTATGTCAATCGATTCAATTCGAATTTTCGCCGATGAGGATGACGGCCGTTTTTGGCCTGAGGAGGTGTGCTTGTGGCTGAATTCGTGAAGTTTGACGTTCCAAAGGAAATTGCTGAAAAACAGCTTGACGTTGTTGACAAGGCAAAGAAGAAGGGGAAAATCCGCGTTGGTGTCAACGAGGTCACAAAGGCGGTTGAGAGGGGCAAGGCAAAGCTTGTTCTGATTGCCAAGGATGTTTCGCCGCCTGAAATTGTCATGCACCTTCCGATAATCTGTTCTGAAAAGGATGTCGCGTTCTCTTTTGTTGAAACCAAGAAGGAATTGGGGGAGAAGGCGGGCATTGCGGTCGGCACTTCCGCTGTTGTTGTCCTGGACGAGGGCGACGCCAAGAAGGAGCTTGCCGACATCACTGTAAAGCTGAAGGAGCTTGCCAAGGCGTGATGTTTTTATGGCTGAAGACGAGAGCGGAACGCCTGCCGAAGTGGTTGAGGTCATAAAGCGCACCGGCGTGCATGGTGAGATCCTGCAGGTCATGTGCAAGATCCTTTCCGGCCCCGACCAGGGCAGGATAAAGCGAAGGAATGTGAAGGGCGTCTGCCAGAAGGGCGATGTGGTCATTTTGCTTAATACTGAGCGTGAAGCCAAGGAAATCAAGACTAAGAAGTAAAATTGTCCGGGGTTTGATTGTTTTATGCCAAAATGCGCTTTTTGCGGTTCGGAACTTTTGCCCGGCACTGGCGTGCTTTACGTGAAGAAGGACGGCGAATTCCATTATTTTAACGGTTCGAAGTGCATGAAGAACTATTTGAAGCTGAGGCGCAACCCGCGCCATGTTCCGTGGACCGCGGAATTCAAGAGGCTCAAGTCAGGTATTTCCGCCACTGCAGCTGCAAAGGCGGAGGCAAAGCCCGGGGCCCCAGTCCCTGTTACGGAAAAGCCCGAGCCGGGTTCCTTGTCAAAGCGCAAGGAGAAGCTGAACGCCAGGCATGCCGCGAAAAAGGCTAAGAAGGGGAAGCTTGCGGCGAAGAAGGCGTCCAAAAAAGCGAAAGGTGAATGAAGTGACTGGTGGCATGGAGAGAACGCTTGTCATTGTGAAGCCTGATGCCGTCAACCGCAGTCTTGTGGGCGAAATCCTTTCGCGTTTTGAGCGCAAGGGCTTGAAGATTGTTGCAATGAAAATGGAGCATCTGGCGCCTTACAAGCTGAAAGAGCATTACGCACAGCACAAGGACAAGGAGTTTTACGAGGAGCTCATAAAGTACATGTCCTCGATTCCCTCGATTGTCATTGTCTTTGAGGGCAAGGAAGTTGTCGACGTTGTCCGTAGGATGATTGGCGGCACTTTCGGCAGGGAAGCCCAGCCCGGAACAATCAGGGGCGACTATTCCGTGAGCAACCAGACGAACCTTGTCCATGCCTCCGAGAACAACGAGAAGGCGAAAGAGGAAATCGCAAGGTTTTTTTCCGAGCAGGAACTATACGATTATCGCAAGATGAACTTTGACTGGATTTATGCCAGGAACGAGAAAGGGCAGCAGCAGTGACTGTTTGCCTTTGCGGGCGGTTTGCTTGGATGTTGCAATTGAAAAGGTTTCCCCTGATGCAAAGTTGCCTTCGCTTTCCCATCACGGCGATGCAGGCTATGACCTTTACGCCAACGAAACCTTAGAGGTTTTGCCCGGCAGCATTGCCCTTGTCGCGACCGGCTTGAAGCTTGCAATCCCCGTCGGTTTTGAATGCCAGGTCAGGCCGAAAAGCGGCCTTGCCCTGAATCATGGCATCACTTTGCTTAACACCCCGGGCACGATTGACGCGGGCTACCGCGGCGAAGTCAAGGTCATTCTGATCAATCTTGGCAAGAATTCTTTTCTTGTCGAGAAGGGCAAAAAGATTGCCCAGCTTGTTTTCAACAAAATCGAGTCCGCTGATTTTAAGCTGGTCGAAAAGCTTGATGAGACCGTGCGGGGCGACGGCGGTTTCGGTTCCACGGGCCTTGTCTGAAAAGAAATTTTGAAGGTGTTTTTTTTGATCCGCAAACCGATTATCACTGTTCTCGGTCATGTCGACCACGGGAAAACAAAAATTTTGGATGCCATCCGCGGCACGGCCGTGGCGGAGAAGGAGGCGGGGCAGATTACCCAGCATATCGGCGCAACCGAAGTGCCAATTAACGTGATTGACAAGATTTCCGGTTCCCTGCTCAAAAAGTTCGGTTTTTCGCTTTCAATTCCCGGCTTGCTTTTCATTGACACGCCCGGCCATGAGGCTTTCACGAATTTGAGAAAGCGCGGCGGCTCGATTTCGGACCTTGCTGTTCTCGTGGTTGACATTACCCAGGGTTTCCAGCCGCAGACGCTTGAAGCCATTGACATTTTGCGCTCGTATAAGACGCCGTTCATTCTTGCCGCGAACAAGGTCGACCTTTTGCACGGCTATCAGAGTTCGGGCAGTGATTTTTCCTCGAATTTTGCCTTGCAGCCTAAATCCGTGCAGGACCTTGTTGACACGAAGGTTTACGAAATCGTAGGAAAACTTTTCGAGCGCGGCTTCCAGGCCGAGCGCTTTGACAGGTGCACGGATTTTTCAAAGCAGGTTCCGATCGTTCCCCTGTCGGCGAAGACCGGAGAGGGTTTGCCGGAATTGCTGATGCTTTTGTCGGGCTTAAGCCAGAAGTTTTTGAAGGACAGGCTTGAGATTTCGGAAACCGAAAAGGCGAAGGCGACTGTTTTGGAGGTCAAGGAGGAACGCGGCCTGGGAAAGACTGTTGACGTTATTCTTTACGAGGGCAGTGTTTCAGTCGGCGACGAGATTGCCGTGGCGGGGCGCAACGGCATAATCCGCGCCAGGATAAGGGCTTTGCTTGAGCCGAAGCCTTTGGAGGAAATCCGCGACCCCAAGGAAAAGTTCAGGTCGGTCAGGCAGGTTTTTGCGGCTTCGGGCGTGAAGATTGCCGCGCCCGGCCTGGATGATGTTTTGGCTGGTTCGCCGCTCGTGGTTGTTGACGGCAATGGCAATAGCGATGATTTGCAGTTGTCCGCGCTTTCCGAGGAGGTTTCATCGCTCACTTTTTCCAGGGCCGGGAACGGCGTGATTGTGAAAGCCGACACTCTCGGTTCGCTTGAAGCGCTCATAAAACTGCTTGACCTTAAGGGCGTTCCGGTCAAGAAAGCCGACATCGGCGATGTTTCAAAGAAGGATTTGGTTGAGTGCGTTTCGGCTTTGGCTGCGGCGGGGAAGGATGCTTTCGAGTGCGTGATTTTCGCTTTTCACGTCAAAGTGCCGGATGACCTCGAATTTGAGGCCCAAAAGCTTGGGGTCAAAATTTTTAAAAGCAACATAATATATAAGTTGATTGAGAGCCATGAATCGTGGCTTCTGGAAGAGCGCGAAAGGCGCAAGAAGGAGAAGCTTTCTTCCCTTGTTTTTCCGGCGAAAATCGAGGTTTTGCCGAACCTTGTTTTCAGGAACTGCAAGCCCGCAATAGTGGGTGTGAGGGTTTTGGAGGGAAAGCTTTGCCAGGGCGTTTCCCTTTTGAACGCCGGCATGGTTGTCGGCAGGGTGCAGGCAATCCAGTCCGAGGGCAAAACCCTTTCAGAGGCGAAGAAAGGCGATGAAGTGGCTGTCTCGATTGACGGCGCTTTTGTCGGAAAAAATCTTAATGAGGGCGACACCTTGTTGTCGTTCATTCCTTTGCGGCAGTTTGCCGAACTGGAATCATTGGCAGGCGTTTTTTCCGATGGTGAAAAAGAGTTGCTAGAGGAAATAAAGGCAGTGGTTGTTTCAATGCAGGATTCGGAGGCGAGTGCATGAATGTGGTGATTTCTGACCCGAAGACGGGCAGGGCTTATTCGAAAAAAGTCGAGGGCACGGTTTTCGAGAACAGGAAAATCGGCGAACAGGTAGATTTGTCTGAGCTGGGCTTGCCCGGCTTCAAGGCTACGATTGCGGGCGGAAGCGACAAGCAGGGCTTTCCAATGAGGTCAAACCTTTCCACTGCCGGCCGCAAAAAGGTTTTTGTTTCGGGTGGCGTTGGTTTCAAGCCTTTGGTGAAAGGCGAGCGCAGGCGCAAGACAATGCGCGGCAATACAGTGAGCGCGGAAACAAGCCAGTTGAATGTTTTTGTCACGTCTTATGGTTCAGTGAACCTTGACGAGGCTCTCGGCAAGGCAGCGGGAGCGGGCGGAAAGGAGGAAGAGCTGTCCGCGAAGGAGCGCGCAGTCAAGCAGTCGCTTGAAATGGCGGGCAAGGGCGACCTCAGTTCCAAGGACATCAAGGGCAAGGTGAAGCGCTGAGCCCTTTTTCATTTCTTTCTTTTCTTTCATTATTTTTGAGGTATGGTTTTGATGTCAGTGAAAAAAAAGCCTTTGTTGAAAAAGCCTTCGGAGAAGAAGCCGGCCGTTGCGGAAGCCCAGCCTGAAAAGCCGAAGGATGCCAAGGCAGTGCATGCGAAGGCCGAAGCATTGAAGGCAGCCGCAAAGCCTTTGGCTTCCGATGTTTCCTCAAAGCCTAAGGATGCAAAACCCAAACAGGCTTTTGCCGAGCAGGCCGTCGTCAACATCGGCATGGTCGGCCATGTCGACCATGGCAAGACGACTTTGACTTCCAAGCTTACGGGCAAGTGGACTGACACGCATTCAGAGGAACTGAAGCGCGGCATTTCAATCAGGCT
It encodes:
- a CDS encoding 30S ribosomal protein S6e — translated: MNVVISDPKTGRAYSKKVEGTVFENRKIGEQVDLSELGLPGFKATIAGGSDKQGFPMRSNLSTAGRKKVFVSGGVGFKPLVKGERRRKTMRGNTVSAETSQLNVFVTSYGSVNLDEALGKAAGAGGKEEELSAKERAVKQSLEMAGKGDLSSKDIKGKVKR
- the infB gene encoding translation initiation factor IF-2, which gives rise to MIRKPIITVLGHVDHGKTKILDAIRGTAVAEKEAGQITQHIGATEVPINVIDKISGSLLKKFGFSLSIPGLLFIDTPGHEAFTNLRKRGGSISDLAVLVVDITQGFQPQTLEAIDILRSYKTPFILAANKVDLLHGYQSSGSDFSSNFALQPKSVQDLVDTKVYEIVGKLFERGFQAERFDRCTDFSKQVPIVPLSAKTGEGLPELLMLLSGLSQKFLKDRLEISETEKAKATVLEVKEERGLGKTVDVILYEGSVSVGDEIAVAGRNGIIRARIRALLEPKPLEEIRDPKEKFRSVRQVFAASGVKIAAPGLDDVLAGSPLVVVDGNGNSDDLQLSALSEEVSSLTFSRAGNGVIVKADTLGSLEALIKLLDLKGVPVKKADIGDVSKKDLVECVSALAAAGKDAFECVIFAFHVKVPDDLEFEAQKLGVKIFKSNIIYKLIESHESWLLEERERRKKEKLSSLVFPAKIEVLPNLVFRNCKPAIVGVRVLEGKLCQGVSLLNAGMVVGRVQAIQSEGKTLSEAKKGDEVAVSIDGAFVGKNLNEGDTLLSFIPLRQFAELESLAGVFSDGEKELLEEIKAVVVSMQDSEASA
- a CDS encoding 50S ribosomal protein L7ae translates to MLVAEFVKFDVPKEIAEKQLDVVDKAKKKGKIRVGVNEVTKAVERGKAKLVLIAKDVSPPEIVMHLPIICSEKDVAFSFVETKKELGEKAGIAVGTSAVVVLDEGDAKKELADITVKLKELAKA
- the ndk gene encoding nucleoside-diphosphate kinase, translated to MERTLVIVKPDAVNRSLVGEILSRFERKGLKIVAMKMEHLAPYKLKEHYAQHKDKEFYEELIKYMSSIPSIVIVFEGKEVVDVVRRMIGGTFGREAQPGTIRGDYSVSNQTNLVHASENNEKAKEEIARFFSEQELYDYRKMNFDWIYARNEKGQQQ
- a CDS encoding TrmB family transcriptional regulator, which produces MSEADVNSLFLELGLTEYESKTLSTILKLKEAEAPDISRLAQVPKTRVYDVLDKLIRRGLIIEISGRPKKYRGIDPSESVNLLLNEKKAGLKALESKANGVKQLFLSAGQGIATAEEKVLKVKDKSDFERILAQELESAESSVVGFTALESESSVLANALEKAKNKNVTIRLVNHAPTDAIKKHARDIGLNVRHSNHGLTAFVVDDKKVVLALSDTEKSPEYHFAIWSDNKAMASMLQGYFDKHWDAGKPI
- a CDS encoding glutamate--tRNA ligase — its product is MSLDEDAFRYAVKNAFLHGGKADIGAVVGKLKALHAAAGMKEIVASAQAAVKKTNSLSLQEIEGDFRKFAAEGYELKPPEKVEGLKPLAWAEGENAEKVVTRFAPNPNGPFHLGNARAAILSHDYARKYGGEFFLRFDDTDPKVKKPVANAEQLFRTDLEWLGCFPDKVFFASDRLEIYYSLMRKIIGMGKAYVCLCDVEKWRELTENKKACPCRGKPETEQLALFEKMLSNDLKEGQAVLRIKTDLEHPDPSTRDWWAAKIVDRPEHPNPNVKGKFVWPSYNFASAVDDHELGVSLIIRGQEHAQNQTKQEFLYKYFGWKYPHSIHFGRVKLEGMVLSTSKIKAGIEAGEYSGWDDPRLGTIQALRRRGFLPETLRKAIIFIGSNQNDTTISSDALASWNRESLQSAPGFVFIQDPVRLEVKFCPATEAELDNETVSLDEGSQSFFVSKKELEKAGPAGVFRLKKAFNAKLETIEEFSAGAKFAGTHRLEPVVSWLLVGADIEVLMPDNSKVVGLVNEKILSQKIGSVVLLERFGFVRLDSEKNARLQAVFSHK
- a CDS encoding 30S ribosomal protein S28e codes for the protein MAEDESGTPAEVVEVIKRTGVHGEILQVMCKILSGPDQGRIKRRNVKGVCQKGDVVILLNTEREAKEIKTKK
- the dut gene encoding dUTP diphosphatase — encoded protein: MPGTRKGSSSDCLPLRAVCLDVAIEKVSPDAKLPSLSHHGDAGYDLYANETLEVLPGSIALVATGLKLAIPVGFECQVRPKSGLALNHGITLLNTPGTIDAGYRGEVKVILINLGKNSFLVEKGKKIAQLVFNKIESADFKLVEKLDETVRGDGGFGSTGLV